The following DNA comes from Sphingopyxis sp. BSN-002.
CCACGAGCTTCGCGTTGATCGCCTCGACCTCCTTCATCTCCTCGGGCGCATGCGGGTCGATCGAGAAGATGACGTGGAAATTGCCATCGCCGACATGGCCGAGGATCGTCGCGGGGACGCTCGATGTTTCAAGGTCGGCATGTGTCTCGCCGATGCACTCGGCCAGGCGGCTGATCGGGACGCAGACGTCGGTCGCCCAGCCGATCGCGCCTGCGCGCATGTTGACCGCGGCATAATAGGCCTCGTGCCGCGCGCGCCACAGCTTCGAGCGCTCTTCGGGCAGGTTCGACCAGTTGAACGCGCTGCCGCCGTTCGCTTCGGCGAGCTTCTTCACCGTCTCGACCTGTTCCGCGACATTCGCCTCGCTGCCGTGGAATTCGAAGAAGAGCGTCGGCGCTTCGGGATAGTCGAGCTTCGACCAGCGGTTGACCGCCGCCATCTGCTTCGCATCGAGGATTTCGACGCGCGCGAGCGGTACCGCGCACTGGATCGACTGCACGACGGTATCGACCGCGCCGCCCAACCTATCGAAGCTACACACCGCCGAGGAAATCGTATCGGGCACCGGATGCAGACGCAGCGTCACTTCGGTGATGATGCCCAGCGTGCCTTCGGAGCCGACATAGAGCCGCGTGAGGTCGTAACCCGCCGCCGACTTGCGCGCGCGGCGCGCGGTGCGGATCACCTGCCCCTGCGGCGTCACCACCTCGAGGCTCAGCACCGCATCCTTCATCGTGCCATAGCGGACGGCATTGGTGCCCGAGGCACGCGTCGAGGCCATGCCGCCGATCGTCGCATTGGCGCCAGGATCGATCGGAAAGAAGAGCCCTTGATCGCGCAGATGCTGATTGAGTTCCTCGCGGCGCACCCCCGGCTGGACGACGCAGTCGAAATCCTCGGCATTCACCGCGACGATCGCGTCCATCTGCGTCATGTCGAGCGACACGCCGCCGTGGACCGGCAGGGCATTGCCCTCGATCGAGGTGCCCGCACCGAAGGGAACGATCGGGATGTCGGCGGCCGAGCAAAGCGTCACCAGCGCGACGACATCGTCGGTCGAGCGGGCGAAGACGACGGCGTCGGGCAGCACCGGAGCGAAATGGGACTCGCTCGATCCATGCTGCCCGAGCACCGCCGCGCCGCGCTGGAAGCGGTCCCCGAACCGCTGCTCCAGCGCCCCCACCAGATCGGCGGGAAGCGGTTTACGCTCCCAATGTCGAACCGCTCCCGCCACGATCAGAACTTCAGGCTAGCGCGGATGCCATAGCGGCGGCGATCGCCGGTGATGCCGAGATCGGAGGCCGGAAGCCCCGCGAGCGCCAGCGTCGTCTGTTCGATATAGCTTTCGAAATATTCGGTGTTGAAGATGTTGTTCGCGAACAGCGCGACCTCGACCGGGCCGGTGCGATACGCGATCGACGCATTGGTCAGCCAATAGCTGTCGAGGAACGTCGGCGTCGTCTGGTTGAGCGTCGCGGCGAGGCGCTTGCCCTTGCCGACAAGGCCCGCACTCAGCGTCAGGTCGCTGTCGCCGCCGGTCTCGATCCGGTAATCGCTCGACAGGCTCGCGGTCCAGTCGGGCTGGAAGGTCAGCCGGTCGGACGAGAGCAGACGGCCGGTGGTCGCGGTATAGGCGCTGTCGTCGGTGATCCGCGCGTGCATCCAGGTGAAGCCGCCACGCAGCGTCCATGCCTGCACCGGACGGACCATCGCTTCCAGTTCGACGCCATAGCTTTCGACGTCGCCGGTGTTGAGATCGACCGTGACGAGGCCGCCGCCGACCGCCGGAGCGATCGAGTTGAGGCCAATATAATCCTTGTAGTCGCTGTAGAAGATCGTGCCCGACAGGCTCATCCCCGGCGCGGCATATTTGGCGCCGGCTTCATAGGTCCACGCCGAGTCGCCCTTGTACGTCCGCGTCGGCGCGGTCGGGGCGTTGAAACCGCCGCCGCGATAACCGCGCGCGACCGAGACATAGGTCATCAGGTCGGGGGTCCATTTGCGCGTGATCGACAGCTTCGGCTGCCATTCGTCGGACTTGATCTTCGCTGTCGGAACAATGCCGCCAGCGGTCGCGGTGCCGAGCACGGTCGTCGTCGCTGTGACGACCGATCCGTTCGCGGTGCGATCCTCATGGTCGAAACGCAACCCCGCCGCGATTTCCCAATCGATGCTCGGCTTGAAGAACAGCGTGCCGAACGCGGCATAGGTGTCGCCGACATTCTTCGCGGTCGTGGTGCGCAGGATCGAGACCGGTCCCAGGATCGGGTGCGTCAGGCGGATCGTGTCCTGCCCGCGGGCGCGGACCATCTCGTTCGAATAGAAGACGCCGAACAGGGTGGAAAACTGGTCCGACCATTCGCTGTCGAGACGCGATTCGAGCGTCATCGTGCGCAGGCTGTCGCGCGCGATCGTCCGCACCGTGTCGGTCGGCCCGAAATCGCCCTCGCCATCGGGGGTGAAGCCGTTGCGCATATCATAGGCGCCGATGACGCTGAGCTTCGACCCCCCGCCAAGGTCGGCCTCGGCGCGCGCGTTGAGGCCGCGATATTTGTACGAGACGCGGTTGATCGTGTTGAACTGGACGTCGCGGCGATAATCGGTCGGCCCGGAGACGCGCGAATAGGGCGTGTTCACCCCGTCGACCCGGTCGTAATAGCCCTTGATCGTCAGTGCGAAGCCGTCCGAGGGCGTGACGCGCAGCGTCGCGTTGAGGCTGTCGGTGTTGAACGGATTGGCATTGCCGCCGATGACCGTGTTGGTCAGGAAGCCGTCCTGCTGGCGGTGCGCCGCTGCGACCCGGAGCGCCACCTTGTCTGTCACGATCGGGCCCGAAACCGAACCCGAAACCATCCAGCTGTCGTCGGGGCCGGCATAGCTGCCGTTCGCCCGGACCTCGAACTCGTTGCCGGGCTGGCGCGTGATCACGTTGATCGCCCCGCCCATTGTATTCTTGCCATAGAGCGTTCCCTGCGGGCCGCGCAGCACTTCGATGCGGTCGACGTCGACCAGCGGGTTGTTGAGATAGGCCGTGTTTGGCTGATAGATGCCGTCGATGAACAGGCCGACGCCCGGC
Coding sequences within:
- a CDS encoding FAD-linked oxidase C-terminal domain-containing protein, with protein sequence MVGALEQRFGDRFQRGAAVLGQHGSSESHFAPVLPDAVVFARSTDDVVALVTLCSAADIPIVPFGAGTSIEGNALPVHGGVSLDMTQMDAIVAVNAEDFDCVVQPGVRREELNQHLRDQGLFFPIDPGANATIGGMASTRASGTNAVRYGTMKDAVLSLEVVTPQGQVIRTARRARKSAAGYDLTRLYVGSEGTLGIITEVTLRLHPVPDTISSAVCSFDRLGGAVDTVVQSIQCAVPLARVEILDAKQMAAVNRWSKLDYPEAPTLFFEFHGSEANVAEQVETVKKLAEANGGSAFNWSNLPEERSKLWRARHEAYYAAVNMRAGAIGWATDVCVPISRLAECIGETHADLETSSVPATILGHVGDGNFHVIFSIDPHAPEEMKEVEAINAKLVERALAMDGTCTGEHGIGIGKQEWLIAELGDAVGQMRMIKRAMDPQNILNPGKIFAL
- a CDS encoding TonB-dependent receptor, producing the protein MTKIRFALVSTVAFAAMMAMPAQAQSETTAPAADEAGMIVVTARKREETLNDVPIAATAITGDTLVARGFNSVREAAVLSPGLNINSDGTGRAFVSIRGVGVTLVQSVQPGVGLFIDGIYQPNTAYLNNPLVDVDRIEVLRGPQGTLYGKNTMGGAINVITRQPGNEFEVRANGSYAGPDDSWMVSGSVSGPIVTDKVALRVAAAHRQQDGFLTNTVIGGNANPFNTDSLNATLRVTPSDGFALTIKGYYDRVDGVNTPYSRVSGPTDYRRDVQFNTINRVSYKYRGLNARAEADLGGGSKLSVIGAYDMRNGFTPDGEGDFGPTDTVRTIARDSLRTMTLESRLDSEWSDQFSTLFGVFYSNEMVRARGQDTIRLTHPILGPVSILRTTTAKNVGDTYAAFGTLFFKPSIDWEIAAGLRFDHEDRTANGSVVTATTTVLGTATAGGIVPTAKIKSDEWQPKLSITRKWTPDLMTYVSVARGYRGGGFNAPTAPTRTYKGDSAWTYEAGAKYAAPGMSLSGTIFYSDYKDYIGLNSIAPAVGGGLVTVDLNTGDVESYGVELEAMVRPVQAWTLRGGFTWMHARITDDSAYTATTGRLLSSDRLTFQPDWTASLSSDYRIETGGDSDLTLSAGLVGKGKRLAATLNQTTPTFLDSYWLTNASIAYRTGPVEVALFANNIFNTEYFESYIEQTTLALAGLPASDLGITGDRRRYGIRASLKF